Below is a window of Arabidopsis thaliana chromosome 2, partial sequence DNA.
ATGGATTTCCGGTTATAGCCATTGGTGGTTCAAATTCGTCATGCTTCACTTCATGCAACTGCTCTGCTGGTATAGTTTACTATATCCATTGTTCTACTGCAAACTTAGTCGATTATATCATAAGTTGGTCTACTTACTTGTTTCCAGGTGCTacaaaatcttcaaagaaGCAATATTTATCGAGGAAACTCGTTATAGTTATACTACTCTTCTGCGGTGTACTCATTTCACTAGCATTCCTTGCCTCTATGATTTGTTACATTTGTAGAAAGGACAAGTTTTCTGGACAAACCCCTTCAGTCTCTTCAGATAGAGAATCTAGCTGGCATAGCTCTGCTAACTTAATAAACCGTAAAAGCTCGGTTTCACAATCGAAAATTAGCATCAGCTCCTCAGTGGCAGGTCAATCATTTTTACCCTCTTACTTTCTTTGAGTTGATACGTTAAACAGAAGAGGAAATAagaacttgtttttgttttgttttcttcaggTTGCTTCTTTCAGaatgcttctttgttttgtgtgagCAAACCTGAAACAATCCATGGAGCTATCTTTCAGTTCTCATACACAGAATTAGAGCAAGCAACCAATAAATTCTCAAGTAACAGTGTAATAGGACATGGAGGAAGTAGTTGTGTTTACCGTGGACAGCTCAAAGACGGTAAAACCGCTGCGATCAAACGTCTAAATACCCCTAAAGGAGACGACACTGACACTCTATTCTCAACAGAGGTACTAATCTCATTTCTCCTACTTCTCATTTGGAATTCATATTTGATCCAATGTCTTTATTAATGTTCTCACAGGTAGAGTTATTATCAAGACTCCATCATTACCATGTGGTACCGTTAATTGGATATTGTTCGGAGTTTCATGGCAAACATGCAGAGAGGCTTCTGGTTTTTGAGTACATGTCTTATGGAAGTCTAAGAGATTGCTTAGATGGAGAGTTAGGGGAGAAAATGACATGGAACATCCGAATCTCTGTCGCTCTTGGAGCTGCAAGAGGACTTGAGTATCTTCATGAAGCTGCCGCTCCAAGAATCTTACACCGAGATGTGAAATCCACAAATATTCTCCTTGATGAGAATTGGCATGCAAAAGTAAGTATACACAAACATTTTCAGTGTTCAATGAGGCtaaatttgaagttttaatgcacataacatttttacaGATAACAGATCTTGGGATGGCTAAGTGTTTGAGTAGCGATGGTTTACAAAGCGGTTCAAGCTCTCCAACCACAGGACTACAAGGAACATTTGGCTACTTTGCACCTGAATACGCAATTGCAGGATGTGCTTCACAGATGTCAGATGTTTTCAGCTTTGGTGTTGTTCTACTCGAGCTTATAACCGGAAGGAAACCGATACAGAAACCAAGCAACAACAAAGGCGAAGAAAGCCTAGTTATATGGGTAATTAACACTGGTTTATGAATCTTTAGTTGTAGCTTTAGCCAACAAATTTCAAGTCTCTGAAACTTATTTGTTCTGTGGTGTGTTAGGCTGTGCCACGGTTACAAGATAGTAAGCGGGTGATCGAGGAACTGCCTGATCCGCGGCTAAACGGGAAGTTTGCGGAAGAAGAGATGCAGATAATGGCGTATCTTGCTAAAGAGTGTTTGCTTTTGGATCCAGAAAGTAGACCAACAATGAGAGAAGTTGTTCAGATTCTTTCAACCATCACACCAGACACATCATCCAGACGTAGAAATTTCCCCATTAATTATCTTTTCCAGGTATGTTTTACATGAAAACAACGTGTATATTAGCGTTTGAAACAATCGACCCTTACTATCGGCGACATTTGTTTTCGCAGAGtaacgagaagaagaaagaaagcaaagtGGGATGGTCAAGAGGAGGGAGCAAGAGTGGACAGGAAGAGGAAACAGTGGATCTGACTGAGCCACGGTTCGAGTCATTCTGCTTGCCGAATGTGAAGCCGGTCTTGCTTGAACCATCTGCACATATTTAAAAAGTAGATAGAAAAGCACAGAACAAAAACTGCCATTTCGCACTGTGTAGATAAAAAGCTCACTCTGACGAGAGTGAAGcgttgagacttgagagttTACTACAAGTGAGAGTGTCAAGATTTGTTCTAAACTAGAGGACttttaattgataattttaataaata
It encodes the following:
- the NCRK gene encoding Protein kinase superfamily protein (NCRK; CONTAINS InterPro DOMAIN/s: Protein kinase, ATP binding site (InterPro:IPR017441), Protein kinase, catalytic domain (InterPro:IPR000719), Serine/threonine-protein kinase-like domain (InterPro:IPR017442), Protein kinase-like domain (InterPro:IPR011009), Serine/threonine-protein kinase, active site (InterPro:IPR008271); BEST Arabidopsis thaliana protein match is: Protein kinase superfamily protein (TAIR:AT1G10620.1); Has 35333 Blast hits to 34131 proteins in 2444 species: Archae - 798; Bacteria - 22429; Metazoa - 974; Fungi - 991; Plants - 531; Viruses - 0; Other Eukaryotes - 9610 (source: NCBI BLink).), producing MKMRVETALAILLVLISIQQCYGGVSNYTCTCFSSGNRSDILESNCSTSCNCRPDRDQWVCLCPANGFPVIAIGGSNSSCFTSCNCSAGATKSSKKQYLSRKLVIVILLFCGVLISLAFLASMICYICRKDKFSGQTPSVSSDRESSWHSSANLINRKSSVSQSKISISSSVAGCFFQNASLFCVSKPETIHGAIFQFSYTELEQATNKFSSNSVIGHGGSSCVYRGQLKDGKTAAIKRLNTPKGDDTDTLFSTEVELLSRLHHYHVVPLIGYCSEFHGKHAERLLVFEYMSYGSLRDCLDGELGEKMTWNIRISVALGAARGLEYLHEAAAPRILHRDVKSTNILLDENWHAKITDLGMAKCLSSDGLQSGSSSPTTGLQGTFGYFAPEYAIAGCASQMSDVFSFGVVLLELITGRKPIQKPSNNKGEESLVIWAVPRLQDSKRVIEELPDPRLNGKFAEEEMQIMAYLAKECLLLDPESRPTMREVVQILSTITPDTSSRRRNFPINYLFQSNEKKKESKVGWSRGGSKSGQEEETVDLTEPRFESFCLPNVKPVLLEPSAHI